Proteins co-encoded in one Arachis stenosperma cultivar V10309 chromosome 7, arast.V10309.gnm1.PFL2, whole genome shotgun sequence genomic window:
- the LOC130939678 gene encoding uncharacterized protein LOC130939678, protein MRAKVPRNFKSPDMSLYDGTTDSKQHLSNFKSRMYLADASDATRCKAFSTTLSKAAMKWFDSLPPRLVTSFEDLSRKFLMRFSIQKDKVKHAPSLLGVKQEVGEPLRDYMDQQSVFRNSRPAHRRSYHGLVNGLREGPFSQSISKRHPASLSDVQKRVEKYINMEENARLREPSWRQGLPHTAKEREREPKKKEEVGPDRSRRYHSYTLLKVSLVDIYREICNTERLPPPRPIKNKKGGSRGDYCEYHKMYGHSTNDCYDLKNVIERLAREG, encoded by the coding sequence atgagggcgaAAGTTCCaagaaacttcaaaagccctgatatgagCCTTTATGACGGAACCACAGACTCGAAGCAGCATTTAAGcaatttcaaaagtcggatgtatctggCTGATGCTTCTGATGCAACTCGCTGCAAAGCTTTTTCGACCACCCTGTCGAAAGcggcgatgaagtggttcgatagcctccctcCAAGGTTGGTTACCAGCTTTGAGGACCTCTCGAGAAAATTCCTAATGcggttctccatccagaaggataaagtaaAGCACGCACCGAGTCTCCTGGGAGTTAAGCAGGAGGTCGGGGAACCGCTACGTGACTACATGGATCAACAAAGCGTGTTTAGAaattcaagacctgcccacagaagAAGTTATCATGGGTTAGTAAATGGACTTAGAGAGGGCCCTTTCTCTCAGTCCATATCAAAAAGGCACCCCGCCTCTTTAAGTGATGTACAAAAGAGAgtagaaaagtacatcaacatggaggaaaatgctAGACTACGGGAGCCCAGCTGGCGACAGGGGCTTCCTCACACGgcaaaagagagagaaagggagcCCAAGAAAAAAGAGGAGGTCGGCCCCGACAGGTCGAGGagatatcactcttatactcttCTAAAAGTCTCCCTAGTAGACATATACAGAGAAATCTGTAATACTGAAAGGTTGCCGCCTCCTAGACccatcaaaaacaaaaagggAGGAAGTCGCGGCGactactgtgagtaccataagATGTATGGTCACTCAACAAATGATTGctacgaccttaaaaatgtgatagaaaggTTGGCCAGGGAAGGCTga